From the genome of Salvelinus namaycush isolate Seneca chromosome 10, SaNama_1.0, whole genome shotgun sequence, one region includes:
- the LOC120055033 gene encoding transmembrane protein 125-like: MPELEDFPPSRGGQLAGPDPAQIQRSVLDEQVELWWFRDPAKSLLCYCVAVLLILGCGLGGVLLLSTTTSFSSDWRMGAGMALCLLALAVLLKQLMSSAVQDMNCVRSRRRIDILKSGGLSDLLVVLITGLCLVVCGAVLLKLALEHHMPQPGVALNDMYISGVVLLAGGGAAVVGVGVYTGVVMLLERTRPGQRFRDRAVGLFTISGRHMDQGRRETTSSLANLI, translated from the coding sequence ATGCCAGAGCTGGAGGACTTCCCTCCGTCGCGGGGTGGCCAGCTGGCCGGTCCCGACCCTGCTCAGATCCAGCGCAGTGTTCTGGATGAACAGGTGGAGCTGTGGTGGTTCCGGGACCCAGCCAAGTCTCTGCTGTGCTACTGTGTGGCGGTCCTCCTCATCCTGGGCTGCGGCCTGGGTGGCGtgctcctcctctccaccaccaccagttTCTCCAGTGACTGGCGCATGGGAGCGGGCATGGCCCTGTGTCTCTTAGCCCTGGCCGTCCTCCTCAAACAGCTCATGAGCTCGGCCGTGCAGGACATGAACTGTGTGCGGAGTCGCAGGCGGATCGATATCCTTAAGAGCGGAGGGCTGTCGGATCTGTTAGTGGTGCTTATTACGGGGCTGTGTCTGGTGGTCTGTGGGGCTGTGCTGCTGAAGCTGGCTTTGGAGCACCACATGCCCCAGCCGGGCGTGGCCCTGAACGATATGTACATCTCTGGGGTGGTGTTGTTAGCTGGAGGGGGGGCAGCGGTAGTGGGGGTAGGGGTGTACACAGGGGTGGTGATGCTGCTGGAGAGGACCAGGCCGGGCCAGAGGTTTAGGGACAGGGCTGTGGGGCTGTTCACTATCTCTGGACGACACATGGACCAGGGTAGGAGGGAGACCACCTCTAGCCTGGCTAACCTCATCTGA